A window of the Streptococcus sp. 116-D4 genome harbors these coding sequences:
- the glnA gene encoding type I glutamate--ammonia ligase, which produces MPITAADIRREVKEKNVTFIRLMFSDILGTMKNVEIPATDEQLDKVLSNKAMFDGSSIEGFVRINESDMYLYPDLDTWTVFPWGDENGSVAGLICDVYTTEGEPFAGDPRGNLKRALRHMEEVGFNSFNLGPEPEFFLFKLDENGDPTLEVNDKGGYFDLAPTDLADNTRREIVNVLTKMGFEVEASHHEVAVGQHEIDFKYDEVLRACDKIQIFKLVVKTIARKHGLYATFMAKPKFGIAGSGMHCNMSLFDAEGNNAFFDPNDPKGMQLSETAYHFLGGLIKHAYNYTAIMNPTVNSYKRLVPGYEAPVYIAWAGRNRSPLVRVPASRGMGTRLELRSVDPMANPYIAMAVLLEVGLHGIENKIEAPAPIEENIYIMTAEERKEAGITDLPSTLHNALKALTEDEVVRAALGEHIYTSFLEAKRIEWASYATFVSQWEIDNYLDLY; this is translated from the coding sequence ATGCCAATCACAGCTGCAGATATTCGTCGTGAAGTCAAGGAAAAAAATGTTACCTTTATTCGTCTCATGTTCTCAGATATTTTGGGAACCATGAAAAACGTCGAAATTCCTGCCACAGATGAACAGTTAGATAAAGTCTTGTCAAACAAGGCTATGTTTGATGGATCTTCTATCGAAGGTTTTGTACGTATCAATGAGTCAGATATGTACTTGTACCCTGACTTGGATACATGGACAGTCTTCCCGTGGGGAGATGAAAATGGAAGTGTTGCAGGTTTGATCTGTGATGTCTATACAACAGAAGGTGAGCCATTTGCAGGAGACCCTCGTGGCAATTTGAAACGTGCTCTTCGTCACATGGAAGAAGTAGGGTTCAACTCTTTCAACCTTGGACCAGAGCCAGAATTCTTCCTATTTAAGTTGGATGAAAATGGTGACCCAACACTTGAAGTAAATGACAAGGGTGGCTACTTTGATTTGGCGCCTACGGACCTTGCGGACAATACACGTCGTGAGATTGTCAATGTCTTGACCAAAATGGGATTTGAAGTAGAAGCCAGCCATCACGAGGTTGCGGTTGGACAGCATGAGATTGACTTCAAGTACGATGAAGTTCTCCGTGCTTGTGATAAGATTCAAATCTTTAAACTTGTTGTTAAGACCATTGCTCGCAAACATGGTCTTTACGCAACCTTTATGGCCAAGCCAAAATTTGGTATTGCTGGATCAGGTATGCACTGTAATATGTCCTTGTTTGATGCAGAAGGAAATAATGCCTTCTTTGATCCAAACGATCCAAAAGGAATGCAGTTGTCAGAAACGGCCTACCATTTCCTTGGCGGTTTGATCAAGCATGCCTACAACTATACTGCCATTATGAACCCAACGGTTAACTCATACAAACGTTTGGTTCCAGGTTATGAAGCGCCTGTTTACATTGCTTGGGCTGGTCGTAACCGTTCGCCACTTGTGCGCGTGCCTGCTTCACGTGGTATGGGAACTCGTCTTGAGTTGCGTTCAGTGGATCCAATGGCGAACCCTTATATCGCTATGGCAGTTCTGTTGGAAGTTGGTTTGCATGGTATTGAAAACAAAATCGAAGCACCAGCCCCTATCGAAGAAAATATCTACATCATGACAGCAGAAGAGCGCAAGGAAGCTGGTATTACAGACCTTCCATCAACCCTTCACAACGCTTTGAAGGCTTTGACAGAAGATGAAGTTGTCAGAGCAGCTCTTGGAGAACATATCTATACTAGTTTCCTTGAAGCCAAACGAATCGAATGGGCAAGTTATGCAACCTTCGTTTCACAATGGGAAATTGATAATTATTTAGACCTTTACTAA
- a CDS encoding PadR family transcriptional regulator, with translation MELTDKIRRVYLPMTETGFYILFCLQKEGHGYSITQKVKEMTDSQVSISPGTMYGTLSKMEKDGLISFIREEEKRKIYQITDLGRKVLDIELKRIERLYRNSREEG, from the coding sequence ATGGAATTAACGGATAAGATTCGTCGAGTTTATCTTCCGATGACGGAAACGGGCTTTTATATCTTGTTCTGTCTGCAAAAGGAAGGTCATGGTTATAGTATTACGCAAAAGGTCAAGGAAATGACAGATTCGCAAGTTTCGATTAGTCCTGGGACTATGTATGGAACCTTGTCAAAAATGGAAAAGGATGGTTTGATTTCCTTTATCCGCGAAGAGGAAAAACGGAAAATCTATCAGATCACAGACTTGGGACGAAAAGTTTTAGATATTGAATTGAAACGTATTGAACGGCTCTATAGAAACAGTCGGGAGGAAGGGTGA
- a CDS encoding DUF2812 domain-containing protein, which translates to MEKKVVYRIATIADYDREALYFRKMHAEGWKLKEVTYSNLVVAVKYTFEKCQSEQVSYQLDFYPMKKSDRASYLQLFKDCGWEHITDFNGFSYFRKLHSGIESDAEFEIYNDAAGKLAMVKRILTRRMFPILLLFLALLPVFSKFVTGGSSFSWEMFLIVIIDGVLLIVHAIQISYIFWRLSQKWKELSNK; encoded by the coding sequence ATGGAAAAGAAGGTTGTTTATAGAATTGCTACTATTGCGGATTATGATAGAGAGGCTTTATATTTTAGAAAAATGCATGCTGAGGGCTGGAAACTTAAGGAAGTGACCTACTCTAACTTAGTAGTTGCGGTTAAGTATACTTTTGAAAAGTGCCAATCGGAGCAGGTGTCTTATCAGTTGGACTTTTATCCCATGAAAAAATCCGATAGAGCCTCCTATTTACAATTATTTAAAGATTGTGGCTGGGAGCATATTACAGACTTTAATGGGTTTTCCTACTTTAGAAAGCTTCATTCTGGAATTGAGTCGGATGCCGAGTTTGAAATTTATAATGACGCGGCCGGGAAGCTAGCTATGGTCAAACGGATTTTAACGAGGCGGATGTTTCCTATTTTGCTTCTCTTTTTAGCTCTACTACCGGTTTTCTCAAAGTTTGTCACTGGAGGTAGTTCTTTCAGTTGGGAAATGTTTTTGATTGTTATAATAGATGGTGTTTTATTGATAGTCCATGCGATTCAGATTTCTTATATTTTTTGGAGATTGAGTCAAAAGTGGAAAGAATTATCTAATAAATAA
- a CDS encoding DUF2812 domain-containing protein, which produces MNSRVEFRIFTIVDLDKEEEYLHEMHLKGWKYRTSRFGLFYFDQCQPDDVIYCIYDSRFLKKYKHELQDFRNRGWELIETGFCSILRKSSSDLLTEDQVYMSKDLRWEVMRYRLRSCTATFLGGLVICMSLFREDLSMSFFIIFVLYAFMISYLIYGYFRLKRKYRVDKQ; this is translated from the coding sequence ATGAATAGCAGAGTAGAATTTCGGATTTTCACTATTGTTGATTTAGACAAGGAAGAAGAATATTTACATGAGATGCATTTGAAAGGTTGGAAGTATAGAACGAGTCGTTTTGGTTTGTTCTATTTTGACCAATGTCAACCAGACGATGTCATCTACTGTATCTATGATTCTAGATTTCTTAAAAAATATAAGCATGAACTGCAAGATTTTAGAAATAGAGGTTGGGAATTGATAGAAACAGGTTTTTGTTCAATTCTTCGTAAATCATCTTCTGATTTACTTACGGAAGATCAAGTCTATATGAGTAAGGATCTCAGATGGGAAGTTATGCGGTATAGACTTCGTTCATGTACAGCTACTTTCTTAGGTGGTCTTGTTATTTGTATGAGTTTATTTAGAGAAGATCTTTCTATGTCTTTCTTCATTATTTTTGTTTTGTATGCTTTCATGATTTCTTATCTAATCTATGGTTATTTCAGACTAAAAAGGAAATATCGAGTAGATAAACAGTAA